The following proteins come from a genomic window of Fulvitalea axinellae:
- a CDS encoding RNA polymerase sigma factor: MMTKEKRLEKQLIALSGKLLRYIRRFIHGPDAEDVLQEVYMKLWGSKNTLSKIENLDAYSFRMARNICLNQIRRTNFVREHGPDIPFQAKDTENTVYFNETERIIADVFAMLPPQQAEVMHLKSFDGLENKEIAEVTGLNTEHIRVVVSRARKKIREELEKIHSHEVI, translated from the coding sequence ATGATGACGAAAGAGAAAAGACTTGAAAAACAGTTGATAGCCCTTTCCGGAAAACTATTACGGTATATCCGGCGCTTTATTCATGGCCCTGACGCTGAAGATGTGTTGCAGGAGGTTTATATGAAACTTTGGGGATCGAAAAATACGTTATCCAAAATCGAAAACCTTGACGCTTACAGCTTCAGAATGGCCCGAAATATTTGCCTTAACCAAATACGCCGGACAAACTTCGTTAGGGAACATGGGCCCGATATCCCTTTTCAAGCCAAAGACACTGAGAACACAGTTTATTTCAACGAAACGGAGCGTATTATTGCCGATGTATTTGCCATGCTTCCTCCTCAACAGGCGGAGGTAATGCACCTCAAAAGCTTCGACGGGTTAGAGAACAAGGAGATTGCCGAGGTGACAGGGCTCAATACGGAACATATCCGCGTCGTTGTGTCAAGGGCCAGAAAGAAAATCAGGGAAGAACTCGAAAAAATCCATAGCCATGAAGTCATTTAA
- a CDS encoding DEAD/DEAH box helicase: MLLQELKNVENKLRELKESNFVEYKAGELIFRFENAQRLSVDWEERKAVFKVVDYVFDKPLVVVLNDFGSPKITFTCSCDTGPKVPCSHIVASLLALKTALEKGEGPSKVKMDENETQEFLNKEVATSSEPTESAKKEDSFEIYDTKNFLHDFFGDAKPDFRKQKNSKDILRSNILDNTGRKVKAMVYETRRFHGETVTFSYSPNNDTYSMSCTCGSGQFCRHKKSLLHRLLDWDDSDPFHKFREPARKAGMRLQEYGFDINNDEWKPFFSVDLERTGIVRPNDPGMMKRAEYINWDNIVRDAIPWQDTEDVLKTMGKISQPEYGLGVLWRKDKYPHLSPLRGKIKKNGTLGTPFRECAEEEIFSLADRLGKRELFVGIWNMDESEYAAATGRNPGAFPDPEFGTLMLDSLRKLRSEMLDTEHFFLNGKIGESPSLQNMDKVILAPRAPELVFHLSKNEEGKRISFSASLLLRDNLIPYNAENMLLSYGVVKHEDTLYLLDSKDAKILTKLFNSIETYNLDARDEGVFVQQFVLPLIEHFHVEMTGIDVPMERIQAAPPQGRIALKEIGEHLVVQPVFNYQLADDWQHEVEMDGGGVFRSLRGDFTYVVERNIEAEGDFRRFVESLHPDFPNQAYGMFFSLSFDKVLQNDWFFGFFQELKEKNIEVLGFKELKKFRYNPNRPNVRLSASSGIDWFGVKMDVEFGGQMVKLADIRKAVLNGQQYVRLGDGTIGILPEEWLERYSGMLKLGKVKDNDLRLSSTQIGLLDNIEEDLAGEEAFAELAEKRARLREFESIKDVAIPHNVKADLRDYQKAGYNWLNFLDDFGWGGCLADDMGLGKTLQVLAFLQNIQNRAEEDEARQTHLIVVPRSLVFNWVREIEKFCPDLTYLDHSDTLRARNAKTFDNYDLVITTYRIVISDIDFLRRFRFGYVVLDESQAVKNPLTQSSKAVRTLTADNRLIMTGTPIENNTFDLFAQFDFLNPGMLGSLDFFRREYANRIDKDKDIRAVNELRKLVYPFILNRKKNQVLKELPEKTEIVEYCEMSPDQRRVYDYYKDLYRNKIKEEIALSGMQGANIHILEGLLKLRQVCDSPALVSQEGQVYTDQSIKMEALFEKIKPIAEEGHKALVFSFFTSMLDLVKARLEEEGIGYSYLSGSTQNRERVVDSFKADVNKKVFLISLKAGGFGLNLTEASYVFLIDPWWNPAAEQQAIDRAHRIGQEQSVFAYKLICRDTVEEKILELQEKKKSLASDVIHTESSFLKQLKPSDIDSLFG, translated from the coding sequence ATGCTATTACAGGAATTAAAGAATGTTGAGAATAAGCTCAGAGAGCTGAAGGAGTCGAATTTTGTCGAATACAAAGCAGGCGAGCTAATTTTCAGATTTGAAAACGCACAGCGCCTTTCCGTTGATTGGGAAGAGCGTAAAGCCGTTTTCAAGGTCGTGGACTATGTTTTCGACAAGCCTTTAGTTGTTGTACTCAATGATTTTGGATCACCGAAAATCACTTTTACCTGTTCTTGTGATACCGGACCAAAAGTGCCGTGTTCGCATATTGTGGCGTCGCTTTTGGCATTGAAAACAGCTTTGGAGAAAGGCGAAGGACCTTCTAAAGTAAAAATGGACGAAAACGAGACGCAGGAGTTTCTTAATAAGGAAGTGGCTACGTCTTCAGAACCTACGGAGAGTGCCAAAAAAGAGGATAGCTTTGAAATATATGACACAAAGAATTTCCTCCATGATTTTTTTGGTGACGCAAAGCCCGATTTCCGAAAGCAAAAGAACTCGAAGGATATTCTTCGCAGCAATATCCTGGATAATACGGGGCGAAAAGTGAAAGCCATGGTTTACGAAACTCGCCGTTTTCATGGCGAAACCGTGACTTTTTCTTACTCACCGAACAATGATACCTATAGCATGTCCTGCACGTGCGGTAGCGGGCAATTTTGTCGTCATAAAAAAAGCTTATTACACCGCTTACTGGATTGGGATGATTCCGACCCTTTTCACAAATTCAGGGAACCGGCTCGCAAAGCAGGGATGCGTCTTCAGGAATATGGTTTCGACATAAATAATGATGAATGGAAACCGTTTTTTTCCGTGGATTTGGAGCGTACCGGAATCGTAAGGCCAAACGACCCGGGGATGATGAAGCGGGCCGAATATATCAATTGGGACAATATCGTGAGAGATGCGATTCCTTGGCAAGATACCGAGGATGTGCTCAAGACGATGGGAAAAATCAGCCAACCGGAATATGGCTTAGGTGTGCTTTGGCGAAAGGATAAATACCCGCATCTGTCTCCTTTAAGGGGTAAAATCAAGAAAAACGGAACTTTGGGCACGCCGTTTCGGGAATGCGCCGAAGAAGAGATTTTCTCATTGGCCGACCGTCTGGGCAAGCGGGAACTCTTCGTTGGAATTTGGAATATGGACGAGAGCGAGTATGCCGCTGCTACAGGCCGAAATCCCGGAGCGTTTCCTGATCCCGAATTTGGGACTTTAATGCTTGACAGCCTGCGCAAACTCCGATCGGAAATGCTGGATACTGAGCATTTCTTCCTAAATGGAAAGATAGGGGAGTCCCCTTCTTTGCAAAATATGGATAAAGTGATTTTGGCTCCCAGAGCTCCTGAACTCGTTTTCCATTTGAGTAAGAACGAAGAAGGAAAACGAATTTCGTTCAGCGCATCATTACTCCTTCGGGATAACTTGATTCCTTATAATGCTGAAAATATGCTTCTTTCTTACGGGGTCGTAAAACATGAAGACACGCTCTATCTGCTTGATTCCAAAGACGCTAAAATTCTAACAAAGCTTTTTAACAGTATTGAAACCTATAATCTCGACGCTCGCGATGAAGGCGTTTTCGTTCAGCAATTTGTATTACCGTTGATCGAACATTTCCATGTAGAAATGACGGGAATAGATGTCCCAATGGAACGTATTCAGGCGGCGCCACCACAAGGTCGTATAGCGCTTAAAGAAATAGGCGAGCATTTGGTGGTACAGCCTGTTTTCAATTATCAATTGGCCGACGACTGGCAACATGAAGTCGAGATGGATGGAGGCGGGGTGTTCCGCTCACTTCGCGGGGATTTCACATATGTCGTTGAGCGCAATATCGAGGCCGAAGGTGATTTTCGTCGTTTTGTAGAATCACTTCATCCCGATTTTCCGAATCAGGCTTACGGAATGTTCTTTTCCCTTTCGTTCGATAAAGTTTTGCAAAACGATTGGTTCTTCGGGTTCTTTCAGGAACTCAAGGAAAAGAATATCGAAGTATTAGGATTTAAAGAACTCAAAAAATTCAGATATAACCCTAACCGTCCGAATGTCAGGCTTAGCGCCAGTAGCGGGATCGATTGGTTTGGGGTAAAAATGGATGTGGAGTTTGGCGGACAAATGGTCAAACTCGCCGATATCCGGAAAGCGGTTTTGAACGGTCAGCAATACGTACGTCTTGGTGACGGTACCATCGGTATTTTACCGGAAGAGTGGCTTGAGCGGTATAGCGGTATGCTGAAGCTCGGCAAGGTAAAAGATAACGATCTGCGCCTTTCTTCCACACAAATCGGACTGCTTGATAATATAGAGGAAGATTTGGCTGGCGAAGAGGCTTTCGCCGAATTAGCGGAAAAGAGAGCTAGGCTCAGAGAGTTTGAATCGATAAAGGATGTGGCTATTCCGCATAATGTCAAGGCCGATCTGCGTGATTATCAGAAAGCGGGCTATAACTGGCTGAATTTCCTCGACGATTTCGGTTGGGGCGGTTGCTTGGCCGATGATATGGGCTTGGGTAAAACACTTCAGGTTTTGGCTTTTCTTCAAAATATACAAAATCGAGCTGAAGAAGACGAAGCCCGTCAGACACACCTTATCGTAGTGCCGAGGTCATTGGTTTTTAACTGGGTTCGTGAAATCGAAAAGTTCTGCCCGGACCTTACTTATCTTGACCATTCTGATACGCTTCGCGCACGTAATGCGAAAACCTTTGATAATTATGATTTGGTTATCACCACTTATCGAATCGTAATTTCAGATATCGATTTCTTACGTCGATTCAGATTCGGCTATGTAGTTCTCGACGAATCCCAAGCGGTAAAAAATCCACTGACACAATCGAGCAAAGCGGTACGTACACTTACAGCGGATAATAGGCTGATTATGACCGGTACACCCATCGAAAACAATACTTTCGATCTATTCGCCCAATTCGATTTTCTTAATCCAGGAATGCTTGGCAGTTTAGATTTTTTTAGGCGGGAATACGCAAACAGAATCGATAAGGATAAAGATATTCGGGCGGTAAACGAATTGAGAAAACTCGTTTATCCTTTTATTCTGAATAGGAAAAAGAATCAGGTTCTTAAAGAACTGCCCGAGAAAACGGAGATTGTGGAATATTGCGAAATGTCTCCGGACCAACGTCGGGTTTATGATTATTACAAAGACCTTTACCGTAATAAAATCAAAGAGGAAATAGCTTTGTCAGGTATGCAAGGGGCTAATATCCATATTTTGGAAGGTTTGCTCAAGCTCCGCCAGGTTTGTGATTCCCCGGCTTTGGTGTCGCAGGAAGGTCAGGTTTATACGGATCAATCCATTAAAATGGAGGCCTTATTCGAAAAAATTAAACCGATAGCCGAAGAAGGGCACAAGGCGCTTGTGTTTTCGTTTTTCACTTCGATGCTTGATCTTGTAAAAGCCCGGTTGGAAGAAGAGGGAATCGGTTATTCTTATCTTTCCGGATCCACGCAAAACAGAGAACGGGTTGTCGATTCGTTCAAAGCGGATGTTAATAAAAAAGTATTCCTGATTAGCCTTAAAGCCGGCGGTTTCGGATTGAATCTGACCGAAGCCAGTTACGTATTCTTGATAGATCCATGGTGGAATCCCGCCGCCGAACAACAAGCGATTGACCGTGCGCACAGAATAGGGCAGGAGCAATCCGTTTTCGCTTATAAATTAATATGCAGAGATACTGTTGAGGAAAAGATTCTTGAGCTTCAGGAAAAAAAGAAATCATTGGCTTCGGATGTAATTCACACCGAAAGCAGCTTTCTCAAGCAGCTTAAACCTAGCGATATAGATTCTCTGTTCGGGTAA
- a CDS encoding Crp/Fnr family transcriptional regulator, which yields MKEDNLHSDLRLLKGEYFVKAGRQNFMIGQVIKGVLRGYTPNDEGEEVVTHFFKEGDLVSGNYIPNIPATMSVQALEDCQLSVANYKDVMSCFNQDSYLTRVILGHFQKLNEQNHARVMALIDGNALTKYKWFLKEYPGLINRIPHYHIANFLGITPTQLSRTKKSFSQQM from the coding sequence ATGAAAGAGGATAACTTACACTCAGACCTTAGGCTTCTCAAAGGTGAATATTTTGTGAAAGCTGGACGTCAGAATTTTATGATCGGTCAGGTGATCAAGGGAGTATTGCGGGGTTATACACCAAATGATGAGGGAGAAGAGGTCGTAACCCATTTTTTTAAGGAAGGAGATCTAGTTTCGGGGAATTATATTCCGAATATTCCAGCCACTATGAGCGTTCAGGCGCTGGAAGACTGTCAATTGTCCGTTGCCAATTATAAGGACGTGATGTCTTGTTTTAATCAAGACTCATATCTCACGAGAGTGATATTGGGTCATTTTCAAAAGCTAAACGAGCAGAATCACGCTCGGGTAATGGCATTAATCGACGGAAACGCATTGACCAAATACAAATGGTTTTTAAAAGAATACCCCGGATTGATTAATCGTATACCTCATTATCATATCGCGAATTTTTTGGGAATAACCCCCACCCAGTTGAGTCGGACAAAGAAATCGTTTTCTCAACAAATGTAA
- a CDS encoding TonB-dependent receptor, giving the protein MARRSEKVILSFLIALISTVGQLVAQDRKSCLISGKILDKSDGAALPGGYIRLKKIGIATVSDLSGNFVLNADFENVFLDTLQIRFVGYQSLDIPISLIVGETQLGNIILFPEIRALDGVTVEATKSIVRKKGDTLSFQTSTLQVNDEAKGLDLLKKLPLIKVGKNKVEAEGEQVKKVYLNGKPFYDDDPKAALNALPADAIQSVELFDDYGEVATFTGYAGGNSSKAINIITKPDVSGQWLGQYRIGAGPDGHYIFEGNTSRISDRRSLTITAERNNLNESQTDIADFRSLQQVIEEKVAGSSSPESEMAGDNDIRTFGLNYNTLIGRKTEVSINYTSGNIDSELKRESLRNYADSVFFGTKDTLGSETNIHKLKLKVTHNLNPENRLILAQRFTFRNVESESSERSEGNGNSEAFTNLSNTSLSSSNNSLKSNTTLIWLRKIGDDGKSFTALANMRLGADNQERDFEINTTRLSATPEGGLKQISEEKLRQIDDLGMSDNQATIRLSYKLPVGMLSNLNFVYKYDYSWRDALQESFPEDLSVGFSSTPDLDISADSYSRIHTNRGEIGVSRFGLHLLYNIGLAYEHTAYSFGDVIDPELNYKKKYGKVLPTLFGKYFIDLDRNLTFFFRGNTTVPTPEQVLPAADRSDPTNIYAGNPELELGTQYLGMLRYNQILDEGGRFLSAFTFFKYGYNFTGLRTDFLTEKTMIHGVELKAGTQLTTPVNLDGSINLKVGTDYSFALQGLKSRLNTGLRYEYSRMPTVFNGDSLNTHLNTMSLSFGIASDISKRIDFNISAYTGYNLTNNSLNDNSNDFFSQQLVFEGHFRPWNRLVLDLDYTWNQYFYSDPHLDTEVHLLSLSIGSTLFKNRKGTLKIRVYDVLDQNNLIDYKIHETHTETSETNAMTRNVTLVFGYKL; this is encoded by the coding sequence ATGGCAAGACGTTCTGAAAAAGTTATTTTATCTTTTTTAATTGCACTGATCTCCACTGTAGGCCAACTCGTGGCTCAAGACCGAAAAAGTTGTCTAATCAGTGGAAAAATATTGGACAAGAGCGATGGCGCGGCGCTCCCAGGCGGATACATCCGATTAAAAAAAATTGGAATAGCTACGGTAAGCGACCTTTCCGGAAATTTTGTATTAAACGCCGATTTCGAAAATGTTTTTTTAGATACTCTCCAAATTCGCTTTGTTGGGTACCAATCGCTGGATATTCCTATTTCGTTAATTGTTGGTGAAACGCAGTTAGGGAATATTATTTTGTTTCCCGAAATACGGGCACTGGATGGAGTTACCGTTGAAGCTACCAAATCCATAGTCCGGAAAAAGGGAGATACTTTGTCTTTTCAAACGTCCACACTTCAAGTTAATGATGAAGCCAAAGGGTTGGATTTACTAAAGAAACTTCCTTTGATAAAAGTGGGGAAGAACAAGGTAGAAGCAGAGGGTGAACAGGTTAAGAAAGTGTACCTTAACGGAAAGCCATTTTACGATGATGATCCTAAAGCGGCACTTAATGCTTTACCCGCAGACGCTATCCAGAGCGTAGAATTATTTGACGACTATGGCGAGGTGGCGACCTTTACCGGATATGCGGGCGGGAATAGTTCCAAAGCTATCAATATTATTACTAAACCGGATGTTTCAGGGCAATGGCTCGGCCAATATCGTATCGGCGCGGGTCCCGATGGTCATTATATTTTTGAGGGAAACACATCCAGAATAAGCGATCGCCGTAGCCTTACAATTACTGCAGAACGGAATAACCTGAATGAGAGCCAAACTGATATCGCTGACTTTCGGTCTTTACAGCAGGTTATTGAAGAAAAAGTGGCAGGGAGCAGTTCCCCAGAAAGTGAGATGGCCGGAGATAATGATATCCGCACTTTCGGGTTGAATTATAATACGTTGATCGGGAGAAAGACAGAGGTTTCCATAAACTATACTTCGGGAAATATAGATTCCGAATTAAAAAGAGAATCTCTTCGGAATTATGCCGACAGTGTTTTTTTCGGAACAAAAGACACTCTGGGCTCCGAGACCAATATCCATAAATTGAAACTTAAGGTAACCCATAACCTTAATCCGGAAAACCGCCTGATATTGGCCCAACGTTTTACCTTTCGCAATGTAGAAAGTGAAAGCTCGGAGCGGTCGGAAGGCAATGGGAATTCGGAGGCATTTACCAATTTATCGAATACGTCATTAAGCTCATCGAATAATTCCCTTAAATCCAATACTACGCTTATTTGGCTAAGGAAAATCGGAGATGATGGGAAATCGTTTACCGCATTGGCAAACATGCGGCTTGGAGCCGATAATCAGGAGCGTGATTTCGAAATAAATACTACCCGTTTAAGCGCAACTCCCGAGGGTGGTTTGAAGCAGATTTCCGAAGAAAAATTACGGCAGATTGATGATTTGGGAATGTCTGATAACCAAGCGACAATAAGGCTTTCATACAAACTTCCGGTAGGGATGCTCTCCAATTTGAATTTTGTTTATAAATATGACTATTCTTGGCGTGACGCTCTTCAAGAAAGCTTTCCGGAAGATCTTTCAGTGGGTTTTTCATCCACTCCCGATCTTGATATTTCCGCTGACTCTTATAGCCGAATCCACACCAATAGGGGCGAAATTGGGGTTAGCCGTTTCGGTCTTCACCTACTTTATAATATTGGGTTGGCATATGAACATACGGCTTATAGTTTCGGTGACGTAATAGATCCGGAATTAAATTATAAAAAGAAGTATGGGAAGGTTTTGCCTACGCTGTTTGGCAAATACTTTATTGATCTAGACAGAAATCTCACCTTTTTCTTTAGGGGAAATACGACAGTTCCCACACCGGAGCAGGTATTGCCGGCGGCAGACCGTTCCGACCCTACGAATATCTATGCGGGCAATCCGGAGTTGGAATTGGGAACGCAATATTTAGGAATGCTACGTTATAACCAGATATTGGACGAAGGCGGGCGCTTTCTTTCTGCGTTTACGTTTTTTAAATACGGCTATAATTTTACAGGTCTGAGAACCGATTTTTTGACTGAGAAAACCATGATTCATGGAGTCGAACTAAAAGCCGGAACCCAATTAACTACGCCAGTCAATTTGGACGGATCCATTAATCTAAAAGTGGGAACGGACTATTCTTTTGCTCTTCAAGGATTAAAAAGCAGACTTAACACTGGATTACGATATGAATATAGCCGTATGCCTACTGTTTTTAATGGTGACAGTCTCAATACTCACCTGAATACTATGTCTCTCAGTTTTGGTATAGCGAGCGATATTTCCAAAAGAATTGATTTTAATATCTCCGCATATACAGGTTATAATCTCACCAATAATAGTTTAAACGATAACAGTAATGATTTTTTTAGTCAACAGCTTGTGTTTGAAGGGCATTTTAGGCCTTGGAATCGGCTGGTTTTAGATCTGGATTACACATGGAACCAGTACTTTTATTCCGATCCACATCTTGACACCGAAGTCCATTTGCTAAGCCTGTCAATCGGCTCCACTTTATTTAAAAATAGAAAAGGAACGCTTAAAATCCGGGTATACGATGTTCTTGACCAGAACAATCTGATCGATTACAAAATCCATGAAACTCATACCGAAACATCAGAAACAAATGCCATGACAAGGAACGTAACGCTTGTTTTCGGTTATAAGCTTTAA
- a CDS encoding 6-bladed beta-propeller, which yields MKNLPLICLLFPLLICSCEESKPSNEFKVIPISDKQEELKASEFIADIQYIPLETDSVFLSDIKIMCPTRDDFFIFDGEQIARFNKAGRFLNIVGKKGKGPQEFSYVKSFTVSEPTKTVWVAKPEGIVIYKYDGSFHQNIILPAKKQVSSLQAYGDKMLCLQSNASGQSPVSWYCLDKDGNEVGSRPNHFRFNTVKWNWAFFKEHFFYTTGNNLYCKEMNSDTIFRVGGRNEPVFVLDQQDRGFDIATRTRDYGHYWMKNSGKHYVFKGILGTDKYLFLNFYYQGKYTTNVYRY from the coding sequence ATGAAAAATTTGCCATTAATCTGTCTTTTATTCCCTTTATTGATTTGTTCTTGTGAAGAAAGTAAGCCTTCGAATGAATTTAAAGTCATCCCTATCAGTGACAAGCAGGAAGAGTTAAAGGCATCGGAGTTTATTGCAGATATTCAGTATATCCCTTTGGAAACAGATAGTGTTTTCTTATCGGATATAAAAATCATGTGTCCTACCCGAGACGATTTTTTTATTTTCGATGGGGAACAGATTGCCCGCTTTAATAAGGCCGGACGATTTCTGAATATTGTTGGAAAAAAGGGTAAGGGGCCACAAGAGTTTTCTTATGTAAAATCGTTTACGGTATCCGAACCGACAAAAACGGTGTGGGTGGCTAAGCCTGAGGGAATTGTTATTTATAAGTATGATGGTAGTTTCCATCAGAATATAATTCTTCCCGCAAAGAAGCAAGTATCGTCATTACAGGCATATGGCGACAAGATGCTTTGCCTTCAGAGTAACGCAAGTGGGCAATCTCCAGTATCTTGGTATTGTCTGGACAAGGATGGTAATGAAGTTGGTTCGCGACCAAACCATTTTAGGTTCAATACTGTAAAATGGAACTGGGCATTTTTTAAGGAACATTTCTTTTATACCACAGGTAATAATCTGTATTGCAAAGAAATGAACTCTGATACGATTTTTAGGGTAGGTGGTAGGAATGAACCTGTATTTGTATTGGATCAGCAAGACCGGGGATTCGATATCGCTACTAGAACAAGAGACTATGGTCATTATTGGATGAAAAATTCGGGGAAGCACTATGTCTTTAAGGGAATTTTAGGAACGGATAAATACCTGTTTTTGAATTTCTACTATCAAGGGAAATATACGACGAATGTTTACCGATATTAA
- a CDS encoding sensor histidine kinase, whose product MSKYGHLAFWAALIGLRFTNLLGKTGVMESALVILCDFTVYIAVFYLSSFLHRKYFKASWVSAIIYTLSVVATAFLGAASLRAVNVALSIFAGIDLSVVVYGAGVFKIIFFMTFGLLFEYGAAKGKAERETREINRQKQEAELLFLKNQMNPHFFFNTLNNLYGLVYRKDDRAPDILLKLSETMRYIIYETKNDTVPLQKEIAFVRNYFELEKLRFRNKDRVNLKTKGEFASPIEKIAPLVLLPCIENCFKHSDVDNRTDTFIDITISVNGKSLSMQCQNSINLEKVHGEGGVGLDNIRKRMELLYPNNHTFETYTQNGIYIADINIPLSSCNSNSSL is encoded by the coding sequence ATGAGCAAATACGGCCATTTAGCATTCTGGGCTGCGCTTATAGGATTGCGCTTCACCAACTTATTAGGGAAAACGGGGGTTATGGAGTCCGCATTGGTTATTCTGTGCGACTTTACGGTGTATATAGCCGTGTTTTACCTATCCTCGTTTCTTCATCGCAAATACTTTAAGGCAAGTTGGGTTTCGGCTATAATCTATACGCTTAGCGTTGTGGCTACCGCCTTTTTGGGCGCCGCTTCTCTTAGGGCTGTTAACGTGGCCTTGTCTATTTTTGCGGGAATCGATCTTTCAGTAGTCGTTTATGGCGCGGGAGTTTTCAAAATCATTTTCTTTATGACATTCGGACTTTTGTTCGAATACGGAGCGGCAAAAGGAAAAGCGGAAAGGGAAACCAGGGAAATAAATCGCCAAAAACAGGAGGCTGAGCTCTTATTTTTAAAAAACCAGATGAACCCACATTTCTTTTTCAACACACTTAATAACCTGTACGGATTGGTATATCGCAAAGATGATCGCGCTCCGGATATTCTACTTAAATTATCGGAGACTATGCGGTATATAATATATGAGACTAAAAACGATACTGTACCGCTTCAAAAAGAGATCGCTTTTGTTAGAAATTATTTCGAACTGGAGAAACTACGGTTTAGGAACAAAGACAGAGTAAATCTAAAGACGAAAGGAGAATTCGCTTCACCTATCGAAAAAATCGCTCCTCTTGTGTTATTACCCTGTATTGAGAATTGCTTTAAACACTCGGATGTCGACAATCGAACAGATACATTTATCGATATAACTATCTCAGTAAACGGGAAAAGCCTTTCAATGCAATGCCAAAACTCCATTAACCTTGAAAAGGTTCACGGAGAAGGCGGTGTAGGGCTTGATAATATTCGGAAAAGAATGGAATTATTATATCCTAATAACCATACTTTTGAAACGTATACCCAAAACGGAATTTATATTGCCGATATAAATATCCCATTATCCTCATGCAATTCCAACAGCTCTCTGTAA
- a CDS encoding VOC family protein, whose product MNLNQITVPSLDLSESIPFYQRLGLKLIVKALPHYARFECPDGNSTFSIHLVEELPKGDGIYVYFECENLDESVSELKSKGIEFDQDPENQNWLWREARLKDPDGNQLILFFAGENRLNPPWRLMESAE is encoded by the coding sequence ATGAACTTAAACCAAATAACAGTCCCGTCACTGGATTTATCCGAATCGATTCCATTTTACCAAAGACTAGGCCTGAAATTAATAGTGAAGGCCTTACCGCATTACGCAAGGTTTGAATGCCCGGATGGGAATTCTACGTTTTCGATCCACTTGGTTGAAGAGCTTCCGAAAGGTGATGGTATTTACGTTTATTTCGAATGTGAAAACCTTGATGAGAGTGTAAGCGAACTCAAATCGAAAGGTATTGAGTTTGATCAAGATCCTGAGAATCAAAATTGGCTTTGGAGAGAGGCGAGGCTAAAAGATCCGGACGGCAATCAATTGATCCTATTTTTTGCCGGAGAGAACAGGCTTAACCCACCTTGGAGATTAATGGAAAGTGCCGAATAA